The genomic segment CGAATCTGGGAAATACATCCATGACTTATCGGATAGACTCTTCGGTGGTTGACCTTTCAACCCCACACCAATGACGTGGGTGTGTGAATAGACAAGCTGGGATGCCAATACCTGTTTCTCTTTCAAAGTTCTATCATTGCATTTTAGAATACCGAAAAGGTTATCAAGAGGAACCGTGGATATCAAAGTGTCatacgtcatcgatgacgtagTTTTGGATCGTGTATCTTGCACTGACAGTGTCTTCGAGTCTAAATCGACGGCAGTTACTCTGGTTTGAAATTTGAACCAATCACGTGGGATGAGATTAGCCACGCCCCTCCAGATGTTCCCGGTTCCGTTAAAACTCGGGAACCTGAAGTAGCTATTCGGACCCCAGGCCTGCTCTTGGACAATTTTACCCTCGTTGAAATCTTTGATTTTCTGTTTGATCTTTTTGATATCCGGAACGGCGACTCTTTCCCCAACCCAAACAGAGTTCATCTCGGTCGAGTTGACTGTCCACACTTTCTTATTGTACTTCCTCATGAACACATCGCAGAGACCAACGCCAAAGTTCTTGACAAGCCACTCGTCAAAGTTGGCGGGCTTTTTAACGATGGGGAGATTTGTTATCTCTTCCAGGCCTGCTAAGCTCTTGCCTTGATCCACCTTATCCATGACCTCGATATTATTCTGGACCGGGTATAAGATGAATCTACGCTCACCGTCAGAACCTTTCATGAAAGCGAAGGCTGCCCTCTTGCGTTTGTTCCAGTCCTTGACGGCACGGTCAAGTGTCTTGTCGAAGTACTCGTAGTGTGAGAAGACCACGTGACCGCCCATGTCCCACAGGAATCCCTTTTCGTCCCGCTCGGATGAGGCCAGACCCCCGGGGTGGCTCTCCTGCTCTAAGATGGTCACATTCTTGGCGCCCATGATACCCCGGTATTCAAAGAGTCGCTGGGCAGCCCCAAGAGCAGTCGGCCCTGAACCGATAATGACGATGTGGCCACCCAACTGTTCATTCACGAAGGTGACATCTTGTTTGTCAACGGTGGTTGAAAATGGAGACCACTTCCTCAAATCTGGGCAAGAAGAACATACAGACAGAAAATACAAGATGTTGagattgtttgtttcatttcaaagtaatATAGAACTAAAACCCGGTTCACCCTTCTTGCGAATGCGagtgcgatacgaattttgaattttgacgtcacaaatttgcaacaaataactCGCGTCGCTCAACTCATTGCGAAAGATTCGCAGTGCGAAAACacccctgtgacgtcaaaactcgctttgcatttgcatccacaggaagtatgaactcgGCTTTACTCTTAATTAAAAAGCAAAAGTCTTAtagaaacttgtttttttgacaCCCATTTGCAAAATGACAATATAAGCATTTTCTGTCCCATTTTCCCCGGCGTGACAATTAAATCATTCTCTACCGTCCCGAATCGAAAGCTCCCTCGGAAGCACAGACCGCGCATATCAAACTGTTTTGAAATAGTCAGTGTCATAATTATGGATCTAGTTCATAAAGTACAATCCCATACTGTAATAACATCAATGTTTACAGTGTTCCAAAAGTGTTACCAGACCTAAATCCAAGTTGCCCCATACCCCACAAATGTTAGTGTTCCCATAGTGCTCTACACCATTGTCACATATCCAGGACTCCACCCAAGTATAGACCTTCAGTATTCTACACCCACCCCCTcgacacacacacgcacacacaagAAAACTATGGTGACGCTTCTCAtttatatttacaaatttatttacattttacttTCTACAAAATGTACAAGCTCTCTCATTAATGTTACTCGGTTCTGCCTTCCTCTGACTTGGTAGGGGGAGGATGTTCCGTCCTTCTCGTCTAAACGGTGTGAGATCTCCGTCCACCTTCCACTTCTCAAGTACGCTTCTCCCAAGGCACAAGCCAGGAATACTGGCGAATCCTGGCTTTCTCGAAGTTCTTCTCAAAATCGCCacatataaaatatttattaccaAGCGGCACTccactcaaaattattattggtTGAACTCTCACTAGTTCTCAATGCCAAAGGCTGGCTATGCCCTCTCTCCTAAGGCTCGCAATTTAAATCTTTGAGGCTGGATTCACATCCTCTCCTCAAGAAGCTCTGATGTCGAAtgccaaaaatatatattctaTTCCCATAGGGTTTACACACCCTCCCAAACAGAAAAGAAACTTAGGAATTTTATTTGTATTCCCCGTGAACTTTTTATCCCTGCTCGCTCAAGCCTGCTCATGAATATTTATTGTTCAAAATAACCCTTAACTTCACCAATCAAAACCTATGTTGAAGTCACATTACTtctttgcataaaataagatgGCTCACCAAGTTTAAGGAATTTTGATGCGCGGTTTAGCCACTCAAAAATAAGAACTTGTTATCTTACACGACAAATTTAAAGTAATCTACATGCACTCTGGCCATACACAAATTATATTATGTTACTCTATTACCATAAGATCTGGAGTAATTTCGCTACTTTTATTTCACTCTGTGACAACCATAATAGTGAGATCCCATATCAATCTGTTTTCTAATTGTCAGTGTCCTAACTGTGGATCTTGATCATAAAGTGCAATCCCATATAATAACATCAATGTTTTGAGTGTGCCAATAGTGTTACCAGACCTAAATCCAAGTTACCCCATACCCCCAAAATattagtcttgaagtcaagacggtaattgtaaGCGCAGTGCAGTTTGGAGCGCGGTGCAATTACGGGGACGGtgcacacaccctcgatcccagcaTGTGTGTCAGTCGCAGCAGTTAGAGCTgccacgcgctacctacgaccgttgcatgtgtataatcgcacggtgactgttgcatgaacggaagacaaataggcagcgcctaacgacttgtcatcaagtctacacAAATGTTAGTGTCCCCATAGTGCTACTGTGTCAACACCATATCCCATATCAATCTGTGCTCTAACTGTCATGTGTCCCAATTGTGGATCTTGAACGTaaaggccaagtaaaaacagaaacatgtttagcgtccccgcccgcttcctttttacaggccgcctccttttttattttattttttattttattttgttatgcacttgttattttaaatgatctcagcaaaacaatctgaatgtcttgtctgaatgcctcgacttaattgtttcatttatgtactgtgtatttcagcagtagaaaaaaacaatggatatttgacattttaacaaaggatgggggccatcttgaaataataaatgaaaaataaaaagcccttcttcctcctttttttgaaaaacccggacgtgaaacatgtggtttttttttactcggcctaacaCAACATCAATATATACAGTGTTCCAAAAGTGTCACCAGACCTATAAATAAAAGTTACCCCACACCCACCAATGTTAGTGTTCCCAAAATTGCTACTGGATCTACAGTATAAAGagtcattccaacagctttattccacgtactgcatctctttggaactccttgcctggcggatgcccccccccccccccatatcatacacaatctggactgttttaaaggacacgttgccttggatcggacgagttggtctataaaaagggtttgtaaccgttttgttttaaatgcatatggttggaaagatgttttaaaagtagaatacaatgatccacacatctgcctcgaaattgcgtggttttccttttactgtgcaaactaacacggtcggccatttatgggagtcaaaaatttgactcccataatggccgaccgtgttagtcgacgaggtgaaaagaaaaccgtgcaatttcgaggcttgtttgtgtggatcattgtattctacttttacaacatctttctacccatatgcactttataacaaacggttacaaatgcttttcaaagaccaactcgaccgatccaaggcaacgtgttcctttaagaggaatatcaatatCAAGTTATTATCATGTTtaatcttttttcttcttctagtggccccttacctagagtggctttaagCCTTGTTTGTGGCGAACTAATAATACTAGTGAGGTGCTATGTTAATCTGttttagcgtccgggtttctcaaaaacaggaaggaggaggggctttttttttgtttattttttttatttcaagatgaccgccattctttttaaactgtcaaatatccattgtttttttctgctgcTTAAACACGCAATAGATAAATGAACcattttggtcaagacattcagacaagacattcaaattgttttagcGGAGATCgtttaaacaaactttttttcatatcattttttttttttttaaatgtgcataacaaataaaaaaaaggggggagaaaaaaaaaggaggcggcctctagaaaaggaagcgggcggggacgctaaccgtgtttctttttttacttggcctaatacAAGCTCGGAAATTACAAGGTCCCGattaaaacaagttgttttgtcCCTGGACCCAAGGTCAAATCCCATACTGTAATAACATCAATTTTTACAGTGACCCAATAATATTACCAGATCTAGATCAAAGAGCAACCCCGTTTAGATTTTATCAAGGTTCCACTGTCCCCCATGAGTATTTTTCCAGATCTCCAAATTGCCACTATTTGGCcacatgaaacaaacaaaaatgttgatcgtcctttttttgGGTGGATGGGGAGGGAGGGCGGcgggtttttatttttgtgtgtagtTTTGTTGACATGGCCAAATATGAATTAAAGAATATAGAAATCGACATTTACTTGTATATTATGCTTTGTTATGAATTAGTATTATATTTCCAACAACATAATAAGTAATGTTCTTGGTCATAAACTactttaaactaaaataaaggACCAAACAAAATCTCACCACCAGAAGGTATAGTGAATAATagattacaagcaaatgcagtCAGGTCTGAATGCAACCGTACAATAACAGAAAACAAGAACTAAACAACAATACCAAACACATGGTGgagatgagggggggggggcataaaaAGCAGAGCTTTTCGAGTACGGACCCCATATCTAACGAacaagcaatgtaagcaattttATTAGATAAGATGGTGTAATCTTAAAGCtctatgcttaaaggcactggacactgttggtaactataggttttctcagtcaatttcggaaaatgagcagccaatttaaccaccaagctgttctatttcgcgcgaaatcgagtgctactcaaaagggtcattcgatatCGTTTCACGATTAGTCCAAtttaatgttgcgtcattctatttaaccaaacaaaatcattcaatttaacaattcatcaaagcaacattcaaattcgcagacgcttctttagtaacaggtttttttcccccgttattatctcgcaacttcgacgattaattgagctcaaattttcacaggtttgttgttttatgcatatgttgagatacaccaagtgagaagactggtctttgacaattaccaatagtgtccagtgtctttaaactcggTTCCATTGTGTTGCTGTACTTTCCATACATAGAATtgcctacttttaggatgtcgacatcaaTAATGTTTacataggttttctcggtcaatttcagaaaaagagcagccaatttaactaccaagctattctatttcgcgcaaaatcgaatgctactcaaaagggtcattcgatttcgttttgggattagtcaaatgtaatgttgcgtcattcgaattaacaaaataatcattcaatttaacaattcatcagcGCAGACGCTTCTaattcttgaggcgtgtgtgtcacgaaaaagaatgacgctacgctaaattgaacagagtgatAAAGGAGTTTGACTCGAccaaaaacgaaattgaatggccgaattctgaattttaACAATTACAACTTGGTTAGTCTAATATAATAGTTAGGACgattactcgagataagactagtcctaactcttaaATTTGTGAAATACACTCCCAGCCAGAGATCGACTGTGTCACGAGAAAAATATTAGTCTGTCTTGTAAGTTTGCCCTTCATTTTATTGTTAGCAATGGTTGACCCTGCCATATGTACACCAAGGGTAAAAGCCAAACATTCGTTCTCATGGGTTGCTCTAAGTTTGTGACGAACTCGTTGTTTATGTGCTCGGCTACAGGACACCAGGACACGTAGACGTGTCAAGGGAAAAGTATT from the Asterias rubens chromosome 22, eAstRub1.3, whole genome shotgun sequence genome contains:
- the LOC117304956 gene encoding uncharacterized protein LOC117304956, giving the protein MHRPKIIIIIALCVCSIIVVRNLAQWNYNIRRFEDLRKWSPFSTTVDKQDVTFVNEQLGGHIVIIGSGPTALGAAQRLFEYRGIMGAKNVTILEQESHPGGLASSERDEKGFLWDMGGHVVFSHYEYFDKTLDRAVKDWNKRKRAAFAFMKGSDGERRFILYPVQNNIEVMDKVDQGKSLAGLEEITNLPIVKKPANFDEWLVKNFGVGLCDVFMRKYNKKVWTVNSTEMNSVWVGERVAVPDIKKIKQKIKDFNEGKIVQEQAWGPNSYFRFPSFNGTGNIWRGVANLIPRDWFKFQTRVTAVDLDSKTLSVQDTRSKTTSSMTYDTLISTVPLDNLFGILKCNDRTLKEKQVLASQLVYSHTHVIGVGLKGQPPKSLSDKSWMYFPDSDSPFYRITVFSNYSDDHVPKPRVFWSLMCEAAEPQIPFNPGYWEAAKLVTATVDALVDYGFISKEQVVSKYHRRLEHGYPVPSVKRDHILNVLQPWLESKDVYSRGRFGGWRYEVSNQDHSFMQGVEVADRIVKGVPEATYPTPNIVNSMRNVDRRFIDGTV